The Glycine soja cultivar W05 chromosome 3, ASM419377v2, whole genome shotgun sequence genome window below encodes:
- the LOC114405545 gene encoding auxin-responsive protein SAUR71-like, which yields MGKTFSSNSSRCSWGLWMGGFGVVVEPMMRKLQSTFSRPKGVIKQGHFVVIATQGWKPERFSIELEFLDHPDFVKLLKQAEEEFGFSQVGALAIPCEPDDLKRIIARKKNRNKGIAISCWVKGIRVA from the coding sequence ATGGGTAAAACATTTAGTAGTAATAGTAGTCGCTGTTCTTGGGGATTGTGGATGGGAGGGTTTGGAGTAGTAGTGGAGCCTATGATGAGGAAACTACAAAGCACTTTCTCACGTCCAAAAGGGGTTATCAAGCAGGGTCATTTTGTGGTGATTGCAACACAAGGGTGGAAGCCAGAGAGGTTCTCTATTGAGTTGGAGTTTTTGGATCACCCAGACTTTGTCAAGTTGTTAAAGCAAGCTGAAGAAGAGTTCGGGTTCTCTCAGGTGGGAGCCCTTGCAATTCCTTGCGAACCAGATGACCTCAAGAGAATTATTGCAAGGAAAAAGAATAGGAACAAGGGTATTGCTATTTCCTGTTGGGTTAAAGGGATAAGAGTTGCTTGA